A window of Streptomyces sp. Je 1-332 genomic DNA:
GTTCGTCCGCCCTCTTGGTGAGGGCTCGCACGATGTCCTTCGTACGCTGCGTGAGGGGTGCGTCCCGTAGCCACTCCTCGGTGAGGGCGTTGTCCTCGATGGCGTCGTGCAGCCACGCCGCGGCGATCTGTTCCTGGGATCCGCCTCGGGCCGCGACTCCCTCTGCCACGGCTTGCAGGTGCTCCGTGTAGGGGCGGCCCGCCTTGTCCTTCTGGGTGGCGTGGGCCTGGCGGGCGATTGCTTCTACCTCGGGGAGGGTGAGGTGGGGGCTGGGGTTCATACGGGGATTCTTTCCCCAACCCCGCCCCTTCCCGAAAACTCGCTCGGCGCGAGGGCCCGCTCCTCAAACGCCGGAGGGGCTGAAAGATTCAGCCCCTCCGGCGTTTGAGGAGCGGGGTCTGGGGCGGAGCCCCAGGTAGGTCCGGGGCGCAGGCACGGTTTTCGGGAAGGGGCGGGGTTGGGGAAAATTCAGGCCCTTGACTTCAGCGCCGCCCTCGCAGGCAAGGCCGTCGCCATCAGGCCCAAGGCCAGGGTCGCCGCCACGAAGGAGCCGTAGACCAGCGGTGGGATGTACGGGGACTCGCCCGTCAGGCCGTTCATCATGGGGATCAGTGTCGCCAGCGCGATGGCCGAGCCGATCGCGATGCCCGCGGTCGCGACCAGAAGTGCCTCCCAGCGCACCATCCGCATGACCTGGCGCCGGGTGGAGCCGATGAGGCGCAGCGTGCCCAGCTCGCGGCGGCGGTCGAGGACCGTCATCACCAGGGTGTTCACCGCGGCGATCGCCGCGAAACCGCCGAGTACGGCCGCCATCACCGTGTTCGCCCAGGCGTTGACCGCCCGGTCCGTGGACTGCGCGGTGGCGTAGTCGTCGCGGTCCTGGAGGGTGCCGAAGGCGGTGAGGGCAGTGAGGGTGGACTGCGAGGACTTGCCCCTGGTCCAGATCTCCGCGGAGAAGGGCGAGGTCAGGTGCTCTTTCAGGTCCGGCGCCGGGAGCGTCACCTGGGAGAGGCCCATGCCTCGGTCGTACATGGCGACCACCTTCCGCGTCGCCTTCGTGCCGTCCGGCATGCGCAGGGCCAGGCGCTCGCCCGTCCTCACCTTCGCGGAGTCCGCGAGCTTCGCGTCGATGGCGATCTCGCCCCTGCCGAGCGTCGCCATCGTGCCCGTCCTGACGCCCAGGTCCTGCACCCTGGCCAGGTCGCGGGGGGAGCCGGTGACGCCCTGGGCCGACGCGCTCTCCAACCAGCGGTCGCCGCCCGAGCCCACCGGCACCAGGACGGAGGTCTTGAGCAGGCCCACGGCTGAGGTGACTCCGGGGGCCTGCCCGGCCTTCGCCACACCGGCCGGGCTCGCTCCCGCCCCCGCGGCCGTCACGATGTGGTCCGCGGTGATGCCCTCGCGCTGCTGGTCGGCGGCGACGCGGTCCTCGCTGGTGTGCATGAAGACGAGCGTGGAGGAGAATGCCATCGCCAGGACGATCGGGGTGATCGCCGAGGCCAGCCGCCGGGCGTTCGTACGGGAGTTGGCCGCCGCGAGCGAGGCGGACGCGCCCGCTCCGCGCAGCGGAAGTCCGAACAGGGCCGCGCAGCCCCGGGCGACCAGCGGGCCGAGCAGGGCCACGGCGAGCATGAACAGCATGACGATGCCGAGCGCCACGTTGGCCGCGTCGTCCCCCGTCAGGGATGAGGCGATCCCGGCGAGGACGCAGCCGCCGACGGCCGCCGCGATCCCCAGTGGCGTACGGATCCAGCCGAAGCGCAGGCGTTCCACGGAGGACTCGCTCAGGGCCTGGCCCGGCCTGATGCGGGAGGGACGGCGGGCCGCCAAGTAGCCGGAGACCAGGGCCGTGAGCACGGCGACACCGACCGCCGAGACCAGCGGGATGAACGAGATGGACAGGTCCAGGGCCTCGGGGACCGCTCCCCTGTCCTTGAGCTGGCCGAACCACCAGCGGGCCAGGGCGATGCCGGGCAGCACCCCCACCGCTCCCGCGAGGGGTGCGACGAGCAGGGCCTCCGTGGCAATGGTGCGGCGGATCTGGCGGGGCGTCGTACCGATGGCCCGCAACAGCGCGTACTCCCGGGCGCGTTGGCCGACGGAGAGCGCCACGGTGCCGGCCGCGGTGAACATCGCGACCATGGTGGCGATGCCGCCGAAGGAGCCGCCGAGGCCGGTGAGCATCTCCTGGGCGTAGGCGAGTTCGGAGCCCTCGGCCTCGCTGCGGTCGTCGCCGGTGTGGACGTCCGCCTTGCCGCCGACGGCGTGCGCCACCTGGGACTTGAGGGCGGCGTCCGTGACGCCGTCCTTGGGCAGGACGGCCACGGCGTCGATACGGCCGGGGTGGCCGGAGATCCGTACGGCGTCGGAGTCGGTGAACCAGGCGGTGAGTGCGCCCTGCCCGGCCTTTACGGTGCCGGAGATCCGGAAGGCGCGCGGCCCGTCCGCCGTGGTGAGCGTGGTGCGCTCGCCGACGGACGCGCCGGGCGCGGCGATGACGACCTCGCCGGGGTGCGGGGCGCGGCCCGCGGTCAGTTTCTCGCCGGTGAAGGCGGTCGAGCCCCAGCCGTGCGCGGTGACCTCCTTGCCGTCGGACTGCACCGGGAAGGTGACGTCCGGGACCGCGACGCGCGCTCCGGGGGCCGAACCTGCCTTCGCCACCAGGGAGTTGTCGATCCGGGCGCGGTCGGGCAGCGGCGTGGCCGTGTCGGAGCGGCTCTCACCGCTGCCCGTGACGAAGTGGGCGCGCTGGTCGGCGGCGGCCACCACGGGGGCGCCCGCGTACCGGGCGGGAGGCACCGACGCGCGTGCTCCCGTCTCCAGGAGGATGCCGCAGGCGGACACGATCAGCGCGGCCATCATCAGCGCGACGAACGTACCCACGAAGGCGGCGGGTTTGAAGCGGATGGCGGCACGGGCGAGGCCGTTGGGCATCGGGTTCTCCGGGGTTTGTGGGCGCCCCGAAAGGGGCGCGGGGAACTGCGCGACCAGCCACATCCGGCCGGCGGGTGTACTCAGGCCGCGGCAGCTGCGTGCACCGGAGCCGTCAGGGTCGTCATACGCCCGGCGATCTCGGCCGCGGATGCCCGCTCAAGGCGGTCCACGATCGCGCCGTCGGCGAGGAACAACACCCGGTCCGCGTACGCCGCCGCTGCCGGGTCGTGGGTGACCATGACGACCGTGGCGCCCATGCCGTCGACGGCCGAGCGGAGCAGGGTGAGGATCTCGGCGGCCGTGGTGGTGTCCAGGGCGCCGGTCGGCTCGTCGGCGAAGATCACGTCCGGGTTCGTGACCAGGGCGCGGGCGATGGCGACGCGCTGCTGCTGGCCGCCGGAGAGTTCTCCGGGGCGGCGCTTGTGCTTGTCGGGGCCGAGGCCGACGCGGGCCAGGACATCGGCGGCCCTGCGGCGGTCGGGGCGGTGGCCCGCGAGGCGCATCGGCAGGACGACGTTCTGCTCGACGGTGAGCGAGGGCAGCAGGTTGAAGGCCTGGAAGACGAAGCCGAGGCGGGTGCGGCGCAGCGCGGTCAGCTTGTTCTCGCTCATGGACGTGATCTCCGTGCCGCCCAGGCGCACCGTGCCCTCGCTGGGCCGGTCGAGTCCGGCCGCGCACTGCAGGAAGGTGGACTTGCCGGAGCCCGAAGGGCCCATGACGGCGGTGAAGCTGCCGCGCTCCAGGGCGAGATCGATGCCGCCGAGGGCGTGCACGGCGCCGGATCCCCTGCCGTACCTGCGGCGCACGCCGTGCAGTTCGACGGCCCAGTCGGCGCCGCGGGGTGCCTCGCCGGAGATCGGGGGCGTCGGGGGCATCGGTGGCACCGCCGAACTTCCCTCGCCGGTTCGCCTCTTGCGCCGCAGCCCCATGGCTTCGTCCACCTTCCGTCCGTACGCCCTCATCGATACCTCGAACGTACGGACAGCGGGTGCTGTGGACCATGAGGGTCCCCGGCGGACCAGTGGTGGGGAGAACCCCACCCCCGGTCGCCAAAGGTTGCTCCGTCAATCGTTTGGTAAGCTAACTATTGACGCGTTCTTGACGCGCCCTTTGCCATTCGTATGCGGTGGGTGCGTCGCCGACTACCAGGAGGAACGGGCCCATCGGACACGCAGACACCCTGATAGCCATGGGCGGCGCCTTTCTCGCCGCCGCCGTGCTCGCCCGTCTGGGCGGCCGCATCGGACTCCCCACCATTCCGCTCTTCATCCTGGCCGGGATCCTCCTCGGCCCGCACACTCCCGGCGTGGTCCTGCTCTCCGACCCCCACGACCTGGAGATGCTCTCGGCGCTCGGCCTGGTACTGCTGCTCTTCTACCTGGGCCTCGAGTTCCACATGGACGACCTCAAGACGGGCGGCCGCAAGATGGCCCTCGCCGGAGGGACGTATCTCGCGCTGAACGTCGGCGCGGGCCTCGGCTTCGGATTCGCCCTCGGCTGGGGCACCTCCGAGGCTCTGGTCCTCGCCGGGGTGCTCGGCATCTCGTCGTCGGCGATCGTCACCAAGGTGCTCGTCGACACCGGACGGCTCGGCAATCCGGAGACGAAGCCGATCCTCGGCATCATCGTCGTCGAGGACATCTTCCTGGCGCTCTACCTGGCGGCCCTTCAGCCCGTCCTGTCCGGCGCCGACAGTCTCGCCGCGGCCGTGATGGACGGCGGCAAGGCGTTCGGCTTCCTGCTCCTTCTCGCCCTCGTGGCGCGCTTCGGCACGAAGGTGGTCGGGCGGCTCATGGACACCCGGGACGACGAGCTGCTCGTCATCTCCTTCCTCGGCGCCGCGGTCTTCGTCGCCGGGGTCTCGGAGTGGTTCGGGGTCGCGGACGCGATCGGCGCGTTCATGGTCGGTCTGATGGTGGGCAGTACGGCGTCCGGCGAGCGCGTCCGCAAGCTGGTGCACCCCTTGCGGGACGCCTTCGGGGCGATCTTCTTCTTCGCGTTCGGGCTCTCGATCGACCCCGGCGACCTGCCCGTGGTGCTCTGGCCCGTGCTCGCCGCCGTGGCGCTGACGCTGCTC
This region includes:
- a CDS encoding HD domain-containing protein → MNPSPHLTLPEVEAIARQAHATQKDKAGRPYTEHLQAVAEGVAARGGSQEQIAAAWLHDAIEDNALTEEWLRDAPLTQRTKDIVRALTKRADEPPEAYATRILATPGARLVKEADLAHNADPARLAELDGPTRDRLTEKYANMRALLGARTQG
- a CDS encoding FtsX-like permease family protein, which translates into the protein MPNGLARAAIRFKPAAFVGTFVALMMAALIVSACGILLETGARASVPPARYAGAPVVAAADQRAHFVTGSGESRSDTATPLPDRARIDNSLVAKAGSAPGARVAVPDVTFPVQSDGKEVTAHGWGSTAFTGEKLTAGRAPHPGEVVIAAPGASVGERTTLTTADGPRAFRISGTVKAGQGALTAWFTDSDAVRISGHPGRIDAVAVLPKDGVTDAALKSQVAHAVGGKADVHTGDDRSEAEGSELAYAQEMLTGLGGSFGGIATMVAMFTAAGTVALSVGQRAREYALLRAIGTTPRQIRRTIATEALLVAPLAGAVGVLPGIALARWWFGQLKDRGAVPEALDLSISFIPLVSAVGVAVLTALVSGYLAARRPSRIRPGQALSESSVERLRFGWIRTPLGIAAAVGGCVLAGIASSLTGDDAANVALGIVMLFMLAVALLGPLVARGCAALFGLPLRGAGASASLAAANSRTNARRLASAITPIVLAMAFSSTLVFMHTSEDRVAADQQREGITADHIVTAAGAGASPAGVAKAGQAPGVTSAVGLLKTSVLVPVGSGGDRWLESASAQGVTGSPRDLARVQDLGVRTGTMATLGRGEIAIDAKLADSAKVRTGERLALRMPDGTKATRKVVAMYDRGMGLSQVTLPAPDLKEHLTSPFSAEIWTRGKSSQSTLTALTAFGTLQDRDDYATAQSTDRAVNAWANTVMAAVLGGFAAIAAVNTLVMTVLDRRRELGTLRLIGSTRRQVMRMVRWEALLVATAGIAIGSAIALATLIPMMNGLTGESPYIPPLVYGSFVAATLALGLMATALPARAALKSRA
- a CDS encoding ABC transporter ATP-binding protein; amino-acid sequence: MPPTPPISGEAPRGADWAVELHGVRRRYGRGSGAVHALGGIDLALERGSFTAVMGPSGSGKSTFLQCAAGLDRPSEGTVRLGGTEITSMSENKLTALRRTRLGFVFQAFNLLPSLTVEQNVVLPMRLAGHRPDRRRAADVLARVGLGPDKHKRRPGELSGGQQQRVAIARALVTNPDVIFADEPTGALDTTTAAEILTLLRSAVDGMGATVVMVTHDPAAAAYADRVLFLADGAIVDRLERASAAEIAGRMTTLTAPVHAAAAA
- a CDS encoding cation:proton antiporter, with translation MGGAFLAAAVLARLGGRIGLPTIPLFILAGILLGPHTPGVVLLSDPHDLEMLSALGLVLLLFYLGLEFHMDDLKTGGRKMALAGGTYLALNVGAGLGFGFALGWGTSEALVLAGVLGISSSAIVTKVLVDTGRLGNPETKPILGIIVVEDIFLALYLAALQPVLSGADSLAAAVMDGGKAFGFLLLLALVARFGTKVVGRLMDTRDDELLVISFLGAAVFVAGVSEWFGVADAIGAFMVGLMVGSTASGERVRKLVHPLRDAFGAIFFFAFGLSIDPGDLPVVLWPVLAAVALTLLMNVLAGLGAARIYGFGSGPAANISTTLLARGEFALILATMAATAGLDERLSPFIAGYVLLLAVLGPLAAGRAQWLARILPGGRDPVRESEPELSGAR